CAACTTTTACtaccattttaatttatttatttttaaaattatatcattaatttgggaaaaaaacaaaagataaaaagaaatgaatccgaattatttatttagttaagcaACTCAAAAGTCAATGACGGATAGAGTCTACTTCTGACTTTCTTTATTAGTAAAATTCTAGTACACAATATTTataaagacaaataaaaatacttTCTACAAAAACTTTATCTCtaaattattaatactaatAATGTAATAGAAAAACACTGTCCAGTCACATTCTATGAGCTAGCCAAAGGCTAACTGAATTATTACATGTACACTTCATTTGACTTTATCCAAACGCCCACCAATCAAGAATTGGTTTACACGTGTAAATATAGTTAATTAGTACATTCAACCGACACCActaaaattatttaatgatcttatttttttaatgaaaaaacaCACTAACcgaatttcaaatttaatgagtcctttatttaaaatatatggTCCATCTTCCCCCCACCGACGATCCATTTTCCATTTATTAAATCATCTACCTCACACATTAAATATTTGGTTGCACACCcaaatagaatatttttttttataaaaaggaTATTTGTAgtaaaatatatgaactttcaaCTAATTCTAATGTTTTTcgtaacttttattttttttaaaaaatacattatttttcgatttttttttcccacGAGTTTGAAATGCTCCTAATTAAATAGAGACTGATTTTAGGACTTttgacttaattttttttttttaatatttaaacatgaAGGATTttcaatttacatatatatccaCTTTATTATGTCACCTTTATTATCTCTCACGCTTAGATAtcagaaaaatatatattaaaagtcaTAAACTCAGCTTCTAATTGTGAGCATTTCATACccatggaaaaaaaattaaaatgtgatGTACCTTTTTCCTGTTTTAAAGATTATGGAAAAAACGAAAATTTATTGATATTCGTGTATTTTATGGTAAATATCTCAAAAATaattgaaacaaaataaaataaacaatagTCCAAGACCGCGTACCAAGAGTCACGCAgcgaaacaaataaaaattgatgTCATTTGTCACGCGGCTTTCCAAATTTATAATAGCTAGTCAACCATATTAATTtggagagtttatatatatatatatatatatatgcatatgtatattagaaataaataaatataacaagAACAAAACACAAACCTGCAATTCAGACAGATATCTCTCACTACTACAGCTTTAATTTGTTTTAGCAGAGGATTCTTCAAAAGGTCAGCCGTTGCTCTAAAATCACtaaaatttattgttttatacaacaatttttcccttttttttttctttatttggaaAGTCTACTATTTCCCTTCTTTTTTCGTGTgtttatagaaaaaaaaataaaaaagaaatcagtgaaaaaatgattaattttcGTGGTAATTAATCTATGaaaaaattatgggaattttgCAGAAAGAGGAAATGACGAAGGAGACATGCGACGAAGCCATTGCCGCTCTCCAGAAGCTTCTTaggcatgattttttttttcttccattaTTTTGTGATATTAATTTCTGCTCCTTTTGATCTCTGAGGTTTTAACGTAGacttattaattaatatctatgatttattttgtgctgttttactttttatttgacAAATTTTTGCTGCGTTTTCTTTTACTGCAGCGAGAAAGGCGAGCTGAAGGCGGCCGCCGCCGCGAAGGTGCGGCAGTTGACGGCGGAATTGGCGGGCGCGCGGCGTCAGAATGCGGCGGTTAAGTCGGTTTCCGACCCGGTGGAGGAGAGGATCCGGGCCGGGTTCGATCACTTCAAAAAAGAGAAATACGAGTAAGTATTATATCTATAAATTATTCGGATATTCTTTGGAATTTTGAttgttgtttccttatttttattttatttattactagAAAATTTCGTGGATTTTTATCGTGTCGATGAAATCATAAAAGTAAAAAGAGAGGCGGTGCatcgattttaattttattttaattatgattaataaataaattttgaaattaatgaatCATAACTAAATTTACTTTAACCAGGGGAATTGATATTgagttattcaaaattttgtaaCTATTCAACTTCtattttactatatatataatttttccttttttaagtTGTCATATTTTCATCCTTTAATTgttaaaaatatacaaaatgaaAATCACTATACTCAAATTTCCTTTGCCTAATTTTCTTTAGGTTGCCTAATTTCTCttctttatttccttttttgtttcTAGGCAATAATTGAAATTTATCCTATATATATGAAATTGTTTGAGAAATTAATAATGGCCACTCTACAATGTCTAAAAAGTCTTTAACAATCAAATATTTTGTACCCAATTTCCCTTTCATCCCacgattgaaaaaaaaaaaaaaagcctatCCGAAAAAGCAATGTCACTTGTGCTCCTCTATGAATTAAAATAATGCTAGTGCATAAATATCATTCAATAATAATATGTTGCACTAGGCAATGAATTTCAAGATAATCTTATTTCTAAAGTTGcattcaatatttaatttaaattggatAGTTTGAACCGCGCGATTATCATTTATATGCATATTTTTTTGCTTGTAGGAAGGATCCTGCCTTGTACTCGAAGCTAGCCATTGGCCAATCCCCAAAGGTAATAAATATATcaccaaaaatattaaattttattcgAGCTAGTATTCATTTCCTCTGTaacacaaaagaaaaaacaatgGAATAATTGAAGTTGAAAATTTCTGGTGATAAGAGGTGCTCAAAATCGAAAATTTCCAAcgaaataataaaacataagataaaaaaaaaaatgtacaatattcttcaaaaattgaatttaattatgaGTTTAATTACATGCAGTTTTTGGTATTTGCATGCTCGGATTCCCGAGTTTGCCCTTCACATATCCTAAATTTCCAACCAGGGGAGGCATTTGTTGTCCGAAATATAGCTAATATGGTTCCACCCTTTGATAAGgtaacacaatttttttttaaaattttaatattatttaatataaatccTGTTTATATTAATAGagttaaatttatgtaattaattaTAGGTATTTAAGATTTTTGTCTGTATGTTATCTTGATCTTTAAAATCTGTACAGACAAAATATTCAGGAGTTGGGGCCACCATTGAATATGCAGTACTACACCTCAAGGTgactaatgatattaattaGTATCTCAATtgagttttattaattaattgtttatttttctgtaaaaaataattataattatgaacATATAGGTGGAGAATATTTTGGTTATTGGTCACAGCTGCTGTGGAGGCATCAAGGGCCTCATGTCCATTCCTAGTGATGGCACAACAAAAAGGTTTGTGTATTTTCTCTTTTCactaatattaaatattaatgtgggctagatgattaaaaataaaaaaatagctgCGTCtaaatatacaatttttttacataattttgatttgtacataaattaaaaatattgtcTTCAAGTACACGAATTTTCAATTGTTCTGATTTTTCATACGATTCTCAATTTTCGACGAACTATATTATTATGACTAATATTGCCTTGAACATCCATGATCCAACTACATTGTCTAGTACATCATTTATTTAAgtcatatatatagatatttcaGACGTCCACCCCAAAATTATTTTCTGGTCAATTGACAACCACGTGCAAAATCAGAACAATCGAAAGTTCACGTATTTAGagacataatttttaattcatgtgcaaaaccaaaatTAATTTAGTGAATGTTCATGTATTTGGTGCAATTATTCCAAACTAATATAAAAAGCCCACATTCTACatttattttagttatatatgGTGAACTTCTTCATATTAAATATTCACATTTTCCCCCCTAAATTATGAGCAGTGATTTCATCGAAGATTGGGTGAAGATTGGCAAGAATGCCAAGGCTCGAGTTGAAACAGA
The genomic region above belongs to Salvia miltiorrhiza cultivar Shanhuang (shh) chromosome 5, IMPLAD_Smil_shh, whole genome shotgun sequence and contains:
- the LOC131025287 gene encoding carbonic anhydrase 2-like isoform X1: MAAKLKKCMMLCCTRKPVKEEMTKETCDEAIAALQKLLSEKGELKAAAAAKVRQLTAELAGARRQNAAVKSVSDPVEERIRAGFDHFKKEKYEKDPALYSKLAIGQSPKFLVFACSDSRVCPSHILNFQPGEAFVVRNIANMVPPFDKTKYSGVGATIEYAVLHLKVENILVIGHSCCGGIKGLMSIPSDGTTKSDFIEDWVKIGKNAKARVETECKNLNFEEKCSKLEREAVNISLGNLLSYPFVKEAVVKKTLMVKGAHYDFVKPSFELWDLDSRLSPSITFR
- the LOC131025287 gene encoding carbonic anhydrase 2-like isoform X2, whose protein sequence is MTKETCDEAIAALQKLLSEKGELKAAAAAKVRQLTAELAGARRQNAAVKSVSDPVEERIRAGFDHFKKEKYEKDPALYSKLAIGQSPKFLVFACSDSRVCPSHILNFQPGEAFVVRNIANMVPPFDKTKYSGVGATIEYAVLHLKVENILVIGHSCCGGIKGLMSIPSDGTTKSDFIEDWVKIGKNAKARVETECKNLNFEEKCSKLEREAVNISLGNLLSYPFVKEAVVKKTLMVKGAHYDFVKPSFELWDLDSRLSPSITFR